A part of Paenibacillus donghaensis genomic DNA contains:
- the pstA gene encoding phosphate ABC transporter permease PstA, translated as MSNFSRTKYTARAQRNNRIATAAFYTLGVLVMLLIFWLLFTILSKGLPALRPDFLIKQPEEIDAGGGIGPVLFNSFYILFISLLISIPIGLGAGIYMAEYAPDNKFTGALRICVESLSSVPSIVFGLLGLAIFAEYFDVGLTILGGGVSLALLNLPMLARVTEESIRAVPGDIREAGYALGMTKFHVIRKVVLPVAMPAIVTGICLVAGRAFGESAVIILTAGLSTSGEMWDFNLFSPGETLAVHLWYVQSEAIVEDARQIADKSAAVLVFVVLLINAAFRFPLWLGNRRRGH; from the coding sequence ATGAGCAACTTCTCACGTACCAAATATACGGCACGCGCGCAGCGGAACAACCGCATCGCAACGGCAGCCTTCTATACACTTGGCGTGCTGGTGATGCTGCTGATCTTCTGGCTGCTGTTCACCATCCTCAGCAAAGGCCTGCCTGCCTTGCGCCCGGACTTTCTGATCAAGCAGCCTGAGGAGATCGATGCGGGTGGCGGAATTGGTCCGGTATTGTTCAATTCCTTCTATATTCTGTTTATCTCACTGCTGATTTCGATTCCGATTGGGCTCGGTGCCGGGATTTACATGGCTGAATATGCGCCGGACAATAAATTCACGGGCGCGTTGCGGATTTGTGTGGAATCCTTGTCTTCCGTGCCTTCCATCGTGTTCGGATTGCTGGGACTGGCGATTTTCGCCGAGTATTTTGATGTCGGGCTGACAATCCTCGGCGGCGGCGTCAGTCTGGCGCTGCTTAATCTGCCGATGCTGGCCCGGGTTACCGAGGAGTCGATCCGCGCCGTTCCGGGCGATATTCGCGAAGCGGGTTATGCGCTGGGCATGACCAAGTTCCATGTGATCCGTAAGGTGGTGCTTCCGGTGGCCATGCCGGCCATTGTTACGGGGATCTGCCTGGTGGCCGGACGTGCGTTCGGGGAATCGGCGGTTATTATACTTACCGCTGGACTCAGCACTTCGGGCGAAATGTGGGATTTCAACCTGTTCTCGCCGGGCGAGACGCTGGCCGTACATTTATGGTACGTCCAGTCCGAGGCGATTGTGGAGGACGCGCGCCAGATTGCCGACAAGTCAGCTGCCGTGCTGGTGTTTGTGGTGCTGCTAATCAACGCGGCTTTCCGTTTCCCGCTCTGGCTGGGCAACCGGCGGCGCGGGCATTAG
- the pstC gene encoding phosphate ABC transporter permease subunit PstC has translation MGTSVTPVQEPATLNGKGNGPAVNADPKRHGRHLLSNNLFTIYSTFSILALCLVLGLVILFIGKTALLLFGQISPADFFFSFNWTPEEDAFGAAAFIVNTLSLTALTLLIAVPVSVGMAVLCAEIAPRWMKTFIRPVLDLLVGIPSIVYGYLGLTVLLPFLRRISGESLGDGLLAAALVLAIMVLPTICRISDDAIVSVPRKYRDAAYALGSTRLQVIMRVVLPASSRGILSAVILGMTRAVGETMAVVMVIGNTPQLAKSLFAPTSVLTSNIVMQISNVEFDSTWNYALHMMAFLLLLISFVMILVIRILGRTRGKNA, from the coding sequence ATGGGAACATCGGTGACACCAGTCCAAGAGCCGGCCACACTGAACGGCAAGGGCAACGGCCCGGCAGTCAATGCAGACCCGAAACGTCATGGCAGACATCTGCTGAGCAATAATCTGTTTACAATTTATTCTACCTTCAGCATTCTAGCGCTTTGTCTGGTGCTGGGGCTGGTCATTCTATTCATTGGCAAAACGGCGCTGCTGCTCTTCGGACAAATCTCGCCTGCGGATTTCTTCTTCTCCTTCAATTGGACTCCGGAAGAGGATGCGTTCGGTGCGGCAGCCTTTATTGTAAATACACTTTCGCTTACAGCGTTGACCCTGCTGATTGCGGTGCCGGTATCGGTGGGCATGGCGGTGCTCTGCGCCGAAATTGCCCCGCGCTGGATGAAGACCTTCATCCGCCCGGTTCTAGATCTGCTCGTAGGCATACCCTCGATTGTATACGGCTATCTGGGCTTGACCGTGCTGCTGCCGTTCCTGCGCCGGATCAGCGGCGAGAGTCTGGGCGACGGGCTGCTGGCCGCTGCGCTGGTGCTGGCGATCATGGTGCTGCCGACGATTTGCCGGATCAGCGACGATGCGATTGTCTCCGTGCCGCGCAAATACCGCGATGCCGCCTACGCGCTCGGCTCAACCCGGCTGCAGGTGATTATGCGTGTCGTGCTGCCTGCGTCCAGCAGAGGTATCCTCTCGGCTGTTATCCTTGGCATGACGCGTGCAGTCGGCGAGACGATGGCCGTGGTGATGGTGATCGGCAACACGCCGCAGTTGGCGAAATCGCTGTTTGCGCCTACCTCGGTGCTCACAAGCAATATCGTAATGCAGATCTCCAACGTGGAGTTTGATTCCACCTGGAACTATGCCCTGCATATGATGGCTTTCCTGCTGCTGCTGATTTCCTTTGTGATGATCCTGGTGATCCGCATTCTCGGCAGAACAAGGGGGAAGAACGCATGA
- a CDS encoding phosphate ABC transporter substrate-binding protein yields MKLLRKMTVTALTAVIAVSAAFAGGAAAAGSLKGKITVNGSTALLPLTLQAAKEFQKMNPKVKIAASGKGSVTGPQAVKKGIADIGACDWDASMDVPGFKAFDGQVANKVAVIPFATIVNKNVGVDNLTTEQLKGIYSGKISNWKEVGGADADIVVITRAFGSGTRVNYQAKALDGGDIVKKEKNYKETGSSGDMKTAVGTTPNAIGYIDLVYVSGDVKAVKFNGVAATTENVINGSYKIWAYGYYMTKGQPTGATKAFIEYVQSKKFQQGSLKKLKFIPISAMN; encoded by the coding sequence ATGAAATTATTGAGAAAAATGACAGTCACAGCGCTTACCGCGGTTATCGCGGTATCCGCAGCTTTTGCCGGAGGCGCAGCTGCAGCCGGTTCCCTGAAAGGCAAAATTACAGTAAACGGTTCTACCGCGCTGCTCCCGCTGACCCTGCAGGCAGCCAAGGAGTTCCAGAAGATGAATCCCAAGGTCAAGATCGCTGCCTCCGGCAAAGGCTCCGTAACCGGACCGCAAGCCGTCAAAAAAGGCATCGCCGATATCGGCGCCTGTGACTGGGATGCCAGCATGGATGTGCCGGGCTTCAAGGCTTTTGACGGACAGGTCGCCAATAAGGTGGCAGTAATTCCTTTTGCGACCATCGTCAATAAAAATGTGGGTGTGGACAATCTGACCACCGAGCAGCTGAAGGGAATCTACTCCGGCAAAATCAGCAACTGGAAGGAAGTTGGCGGTGCTGACGCCGATATCGTCGTGATTACCCGCGCTTTTGGTTCCGGTACACGGGTTAACTACCAGGCTAAGGCTCTGGATGGCGGCGACATTGTCAAGAAAGAGAAGAACTACAAGGAAACCGGATCAAGCGGTGACATGAAAACAGCTGTAGGCACTACGCCTAACGCCATTGGTTATATCGATCTGGTATATGTGAGCGGCGATGTGAAGGCTGTGAAATTTAACGGTGTGGCAGCAACTACCGAGAATGTAATCAACGGTTCCTACAAGATTTGGGCATACGGTTATTACATGACTAAAGGCCAGCCAACTGGTGCTACCAAAGCCTTCATCGAGTACGTACAGAGCAAGAAATTCCAGCAAGGTTCACTTAAAAAGCTGAAGTTTATTCCAATCTCTGCAATGAACTAG